The proteins below are encoded in one region of Bacteroides uniformis:
- a CDS encoding glycoside hydrolase family 172 protein → MRIKSLILAALCMVTVGAYAQSNYPFNGLDMNMGNLSRLSDAKTRSISPENFTGEKGKGGMADPVRDKDQRNVANAHHAAKDLGKGWKVNPFIIVKPGETITIAEIEGPGAIQQIWMTPTGNWRFSILRMYWDDEKEPSVECPVGDFFCSAYNEYAQLSSLAVCVNPGSAFNCYWKMPFRKKARITLENINTAEEMRLYYQVNYTLTEVPEDEAYFHAQFRRSNPTQGSLHTLIDGVKGKGQYVGTYMAWRVNDNCWWGEGEIKFYMDGDKEYPTICGTGAEDYFCGSYNFENQKTRRYQEFTTPYAGMHQVIRPDGLYRAVTAFGLYRWHILDPVRFDKDLKVTIQDLGWRHDGRYNNQKSDISSTTFWYQTEPHARFPSLPNKDELEIPRW, encoded by the coding sequence ACATGAACATGGGCAACCTGTCAAGACTGTCCGATGCGAAGACACGTTCCATCAGTCCCGAGAACTTCACGGGTGAGAAGGGCAAGGGCGGCATGGCCGACCCGGTCAGGGACAAGGACCAGCGGAATGTGGCCAACGCCCACCATGCGGCCAAAGACCTAGGCAAGGGTTGGAAGGTAAACCCCTTCATCATCGTGAAACCGGGAGAGACAATCACGATTGCGGAGATCGAGGGTCCGGGAGCCATCCAGCAGATCTGGATGACACCGACCGGGAACTGGCGCTTCTCCATCCTGAGAATGTACTGGGACGACGAGAAGGAGCCTTCCGTCGAATGTCCGGTGGGTGACTTCTTCTGCAGCGCATACAATGAATATGCACAGCTCTCCTCACTGGCCGTCTGCGTGAATCCGGGCAGCGCCTTCAACTGCTACTGGAAGATGCCTTTCCGCAAGAAAGCCCGTATCACGCTGGAAAACATCAACACCGCCGAGGAGATGCGCCTGTACTACCAGGTCAACTACACCCTGACGGAAGTTCCCGAGGACGAGGCCTACTTCCACGCGCAGTTCCGCCGCTCCAACCCGACCCAAGGGTCGCTGCACACATTAATCGACGGAGTGAAGGGCAAGGGACAGTACGTGGGCACATACATGGCATGGCGCGTGAACGACAACTGCTGGTGGGGGGAAGGCGAGATCAAGTTCTACATGGACGGCGACAAGGAATACCCGACCATCTGCGGGACAGGGGCCGAGGACTACTTCTGCGGCTCGTACAATTTCGAGAACCAGAAGACGCGCCGGTACCAGGAGTTCACCACCCCTTACGCCGGCATGCACCAGGTGATCCGTCCCGACGGGCTGTACCGTGCGGTGACAGCTTTCGGGCTATACCGCTGGCACATACTAGACCCGGTGCGATTCGACAAGGACCTGAAGGTAACCATACAGGACCTGGGATGGCGCCACGACGGACGCTACAACAACCAGAAGTCGGACATCTCCTCGACCACCTTCTGGTACCAGACCGAGCCGCATGCAAGATTCCCAAGTCTTCCGAACAAGGACGAACTCGAAATACCAAGATGGTAA